In Eubalaena glacialis isolate mEubGla1 chromosome 3, mEubGla1.1.hap2.+ XY, whole genome shotgun sequence, the following are encoded in one genomic region:
- the LOC133086970 gene encoding multifunctional methyltransferase subunit TRM112-like protein, translated as MKLLTHNLLSLPVQAMGARGFALCLQATEVRINPVESNPDFVAGMIPKVEWAVLLEDSDTLHLFKVPKKPIQGHEHKENFLRNVHHVLLEVDVLEDTLQCPESGFLFPISRGIPKMLLSDEVT; from the coding sequence ATGAAACTGCTCACCCACAACCTGCTGAGCTTGCCTGTGCAGGCAATGGGGGCCCGTGGCTTCGCCCTGTGCCTCCAGGCCACTGAAGTCCGCATTAACCCTGTGGAGTCCAACCCCGACTTCGTGGCGGGTATGATACCTAAAGTGGAGTGGGCGGTGCTTCTGGAGGATTCAGACACCTTGCATCTGTTCAAGGTGCCCAAAAAGCCAATTCAGGGACATGAGCATAAGGAGAATTTTCTGAGAAATGTGCACCATGTGCTGCTAGAGGTGGATGTGTTGGAGGACACCCTGCAATGCCCAGAGTCTGGATTTCTATTCCCCATCAGCCGTGGGATCCCCAAAATGCTGCTGAGTGATGAGGTAACCTAG